One window from the genome of bacterium encodes:
- a CDS encoding desulfoferrodoxin: MTERFQIYKCGLCENIVEITHAGTGELVCCSQPMNLCLEHRRNEDERANHTPVLERTGQGLMVRVGTNEHPMEPRHYIEWIEVIDEKSACRRFLRPGDAPAALFDTSTTPQRIREYCSQHGLWRGYMIMNSR, from the coding sequence ATGACCGAGAGATTCCAAATCTACAAGTGCGGGCTGTGTGAAAATATCGTGGAAATAACCCACGCAGGTACCGGTGAGCTTGTCTGCTGCAGCCAGCCGATGAACCTTTGCCTGGAGCACAGGAGAAACGAAGATGAGCGGGCAAACCATACTCCGGTACTTGAGCGGACCGGTCAGGGTCTCATGGTCAGGGTTGGAACCAACGAACACCCTATGGAGCCAAGACATTACATTGAGTGGATTGAAGTTATTGATGAAAAAAGTGCCTGCCGCCGGTTTTTGAGGCCGGGAGATGCCCCCGCCGCTCTGTTCGATACCAGCACAACTCCGCAGAGGATCAGAGAGTATTGCAGCCAGCATGGTCTGTGGAGAGGATATATGATCATGAACAGCAGATGA
- a CDS encoding DUF523 and DUF1722 domain-containing protein translates to MTHDLKNQMKEHINLGISTCLLGENVRYDGGHKLNHYLKDVVGQFVNWIPVCPEVECGLPVPREAMHLSGDPRSPRLVTVRSGIDHTARMLEWSKKKLDQLEKLDLCGFVFKSNSPSSGMRDIFVYGSSGVPVTKGPGIFARQFMDRFPLIPVEDEGRLNDAELRENFIERVFVFKRWKDLTRNNVTIGGLVSFHTAHKLLIMSHSVKYLNELGKLVAQAESDDLKKVFDHYFLILMTALKLKATVRKNVNVLHHIMGYFKKRLSSGEKQELLEVIESYHHGLMPLIVPIVLLKHYVRKFDEPYLKHQYYLNPYPIELMLRNHV, encoded by the coding sequence ATGACCCATGACTTAAAGAATCAAATGAAAGAACATATCAACTTAGGCATCAGCACCTGCCTTCTGGGAGAAAATGTCCGCTATGATGGCGGGCATAAGTTAAACCATTACTTGAAGGATGTTGTCGGACAGTTTGTCAATTGGATTCCTGTCTGTCCCGAGGTCGAGTGTGGACTCCCCGTTCCCAGGGAGGCGATGCACCTTTCCGGGGACCCCCGATCGCCACGTCTGGTCACGGTAAGGAGCGGCATCGATCACACGGCACGAATGCTCGAATGGTCGAAGAAAAAGCTCGATCAGCTTGAAAAACTCGATCTTTGCGGATTTGTGTTCAAGAGTAACTCCCCAAGCTCCGGGATGCGGGACATTTTCGTCTATGGCAGTTCCGGAGTGCCGGTAACAAAAGGGCCGGGTATTTTTGCCAGACAATTCATGGACCGGTTCCCCCTGATCCCGGTCGAGGACGAAGGCAGACTGAATGATGCGGAATTGAGGGAGAATTTTATTGAGCGGGTCTTTGTGTTCAAGCGGTGGAAAGACCTTACCAGGAATAACGTTACTATCGGGGGGCTGGTTTCCTTTCATACGGCTCATAAGTTGCTTATTATGTCTCATAGTGTCAAGTACTTGAATGAGCTTGGAAAACTTGTGGCCCAGGCCGAATCAGATGACCTCAAAAAAGTTTTCGATCATTATTTTCTCATCCTCATGACCGCCCTGAAACTGAAAGCCACTGTCAGAAAGAATGTCAATGTCCTGCACCATATTATGGGCTATTTCAAAAAGAGACTCTCATCCGGCGAGAAGCAGGAGCTTCTTGAAGTGATTGAGAGCTATCATCACGGTCTCATGCCTCTTATCGTACCCATTGTCCTCTTAAAGCATTACGTCAGGAAATTTGACGAACCCTACCTGAAGCATCAGTATTATCTGAATCCCTACCCCATTGAGCTCATGCTGAGAAACCATGTATAG
- a CDS encoding 4Fe-4S dicluster domain-containing protein: MTDSQTIVVCDIEQCLNCGNCISACKRRHNDVSRFARERSAIIGSNLIPNLCKICRNPKCVEVCRRHGIEKDDEGHIVITDNCIGCGLCMRACPYGAIHFSSKQERKSSLIDDLFPFIKLKKANEAGENEKDNSTGKKRQTGIAVKCDGCAGYSNRACVNNCPAGALKVMTIEGFISKNRGSIGIELRELLKHSFEGGESAGKMAEDGVFPQAAHQDKKPIFRIIWISLVILVVVYLGILYLPHLFTPHRDRITSAAYSSLKPSGRVGHTLGVVGTIFMVFSYILFAVRKKIKSFESLGPLSSWLEIHIFFGILGSVLVMFHSSFALRDSATFWVMLLVVISGFFGKVLFSYCFWGISTIYQYLHEIDRLIEKDLRNANNISPIIKRIMDLKSPGFPSTAGLVATFRQWRFIKKETGCLVDLVNEKYDSDQQGELCNCADQLIKRLREIRSTAFLNLCLSILNKWKLVHEFSSYLLFIIVLAHILVTSYWGYKWIL, encoded by the coding sequence ATGACAGATTCTCAAACGATAGTAGTGTGTGATATCGAACAATGTCTTAACTGCGGTAATTGTATCTCTGCCTGCAAAAGAAGGCATAACGATGTTTCCCGCTTCGCTCGAGAGCGATCTGCTATTATCGGAAGTAATCTCATCCCTAACCTGTGTAAAATTTGCAGGAATCCAAAATGCGTTGAAGTCTGCCGCCGACATGGAATCGAAAAGGATGATGAAGGGCACATTGTCATAACGGATAACTGCATAGGTTGCGGATTATGCATGAGGGCCTGCCCATACGGTGCCATTCATTTTTCCTCAAAGCAGGAGCGTAAATCGTCTCTTATCGATGATTTATTTCCATTTATAAAGCTGAAAAAAGCCAACGAGGCCGGTGAAAATGAAAAAGACAACTCAACCGGAAAAAAACGCCAGACCGGGATTGCGGTAAAATGCGATGGCTGTGCAGGCTATAGCAACAGGGCTTGCGTTAACAATTGCCCGGCAGGCGCTCTCAAGGTCATGACTATCGAGGGTTTTATCTCAAAGAACAGGGGATCTATCGGCATCGAGTTAAGAGAGCTTTTAAAGCACTCATTTGAAGGGGGCGAAAGCGCTGGGAAAATGGCAGAGGATGGAGTTTTTCCTCAGGCTGCACATCAGGATAAGAAGCCGATTTTCCGAATCATATGGATTTCTCTCGTTATCCTCGTTGTAGTTTATCTTGGTATTCTTTATCTGCCACACCTGTTTACTCCCCATCGTGACAGAATTACTTCTGCTGCATACTCAAGCCTTAAACCTTCGGGAAGGGTAGGTCATACCCTCGGCGTTGTGGGGACCATATTCATGGTTTTTTCCTATATCCTCTTTGCTGTGAGAAAAAAGATTAAGAGTTTCGAATCTCTGGGCCCCCTTTCATCGTGGCTGGAAATACACATATTTTTCGGTATTCTGGGGTCTGTCCTCGTCATGTTTCATTCTTCTTTCGCTCTCAGGGATAGTGCGACTTTCTGGGTTATGCTTCTGGTGGTAATTTCGGGATTTTTCGGCAAGGTGCTCTTCAGTTATTGCTTCTGGGGTATATCCACTATATATCAGTACCTGCATGAAATCGATCGTCTCATAGAAAAAGATCTGCGGAATGCCAACAATATTTCACCGATTATCAAAAGAATAATGGACTTGAAATCACCTGGTTTCCCCAGCACCGCAGGACTGGTAGCGACTTTCCGGCAGTGGAGATTTATCAAAAAAGAGACTGGCTGCCTGGTCGATCTCGTAAACGAAAAATACGACAGTGACCAGCAGGGGGAGTTGTGCAACTGCGCGGACCAGCTTATCAAGAGGCTGAGGGAAATCCGTTCCACCGCCTTTTTGAATTTATGCCTTTCCATATTGAATAAATGGAAGCTCGTTCATGAGTTTTCCAGTTACCTGCTTTTTATCATTGTTCTGGCTCATATTCTGGTTACGTCGTACTGGGGGTACAAATGGATCTTATAA